CTGACCAAGATAGAgtcatgaaaaatgcaattgcaaTTGTCTTTCCAGAAAGCCGCCATAGATTTTGCCTATGGCATATCCTGAAGAAAGTCCCAGAAAAGCTTGGATGCTATGGTTCCTACAAAAGTGGCATGAAAACTGCACTGATGAAATGTGTTTATGACACACAAAAGCgggaagagtttgaaaaatctTGGCATGAGATGATCAGCACGTATAACTTGCATGATAATGTCTGGTTGCAGACTTTATACACTGAGCGTTGCCATTGGGTACCGGCCTTCTTGAAAGACATTTTTTGGGCTGGGATGAGTACTACGCAGCggagcgagagcatgaatgccttTTTTGATGGTTACGTTCATGCTAAGACGaacttgaaagagtttgtcgatCAGTACGATAATGccctgaaaaagaaaattgagaacgaAAATGTCGCTGACTTCCACTCATTTAATCTCACAATTCCTTGCATCTCTAGATCGCCTATTGAAAAGAGATATCAAGATTTGTATACAAATGTTAAATTCAGGGAAGTTCAGATCCAGCTTACCGGCATTATCGACTTGGACCCAGTTTTACATAGAAGAGAGGGTACTGTGAAGACCTATTTGGTAGAGGATGAAGTTCGTGTTGAAGATTTTACGAAGCAAGTGACACGCTCAGTAGATTTTAATGATGAAGATGGTGTCGCGAAATGTTCTTGTGGTTTATTTGAAATGAGGGAGATAGTGTGCCGGCACATCTTCGCTGTGTTCAAATGTAACGGGATTAAGACAATGCCACAACAGTACATTTTggatcgatggaggaaggacatTAAAAGAAGATACACGTTAATTAACAGCAGCTATGACGCAGGCGAGGTGCGGGAAGATGCTAATAGATATTCAAGtctgttgaatatttgttataAAATGATTACTTGTGCTGCGGGTTCGAAAAAGCATACTGAGGATGCAACAACTAAGTTGCATGCAATGATTGACCTGTACTCTGAGACCCAAGAACCCCCATCGCTGGCTGAAAATTGTTTAAATGTTGGTGGTGTGACAAAGGAAAGTGCAGCTACCACTGGAAGTTCAACTCAAGTACTCAGTCCAAAGATAGTTCAAGGGAAAGGCAGGCCCCCATCTATAAGGAGAGCATCTAGGATGGAGA
This is a stretch of genomic DNA from Carya illinoinensis cultivar Pawnee chromosome 15, C.illinoinensisPawnee_v1, whole genome shotgun sequence. It encodes these proteins:
- the LOC122296956 gene encoding protein FAR1-RELATED SEQUENCE 5-like encodes the protein MNKSFGSLVVGAGGFENLPFLEKDCRNYINKARHLRLGAGGAGALRDYFLRMQYKNPGFFALMDLDDDGRLKNVFWADPRSRAAYQYFGDVVTFDTTYLTNRYGMPFAPFVGVNHHGQSILLGAGLISSEDTHTFVWLFQTWLQCMDGVAPKAIITDQDRVMKNAIAIVFPESRHRFCLWHILKKVPEKLGCYGSYKSGMKTALMKCVYDTQKREEFEKSWHEMISTYNLHDNVWLQTLYTERCHWVPAFLKDIFWAGMSTTQRSESMNAFFDGYVHAKTNLKEFVDQYDNALKKKIENENVADFHSFNLTIPCISRSPIEKRYQDLYTNVKFREVQIQLTGIIDLDPVLHRREGTVKTYLVEDEVRVEDFTKQVTRSVDFNDEDGVAKCSCGLFEMREIVCRHIFAVFKCNGIKTMPQQYILDRWRKDIKRRYTLINSSYDAGEVREDANRYSSLLNICYKMITCAAGSKKHTEDATTKLHAMIDLYSETQEPPSLAENCLNVGGVTKESAATTGSSTQVLSPKIVQGKGRPPSIRRASRMEKELRKVKEKTKKAQGKGKHKQRDGDDTHGVDTCRSLFGPSDLDVSNIGHVQAIPDRSLAYDIRETQSTDPVIQTQQSVESMIGLMAEENNTDTGRVLNLRKFVFVALIASFGRWIHRTG